A window of Plasmodium reichenowi strain SY57 chromosome Unknown, whole genome shotgun sequence genomic DNA:
AAAACATAATCTTcaagataatataaaaattgcTCATcagatgaaaaaaaataatgaaataaatcatttatACCTTACTTGTTCaggtaaaaaaaatataccaAATGGAAATTGTTCCATAGTAGAACAAgataaaacaaaatgtaaattaaaagatgaaataatatatgaaaatacagaaaatcatataaatataataaaaaaggaaaaaaataaaatcgatttaaataaatataatatccaattaaatgaagaaggttatataataaa
This region includes:
- a CDS encoding hypothetical protein (conserved Plasmodium protein, unknown function), which gives rise to KHNLQDNIKIAHQMKKNNEINHLYLTCSGKKNIPNGNCSIVEQDKTKCKLKDEIIYENTENHINIIKKEKNKIDLNKYNIQLNEEGYIINENKNDKFIGWKILGNNMNVQNFFVWGHDMF